In the Campylobacter showae genome, one interval contains:
- the obgE gene encoding GTPase ObgE: MFIDSVNLTLSSGHGGAGSVSFRREKHVILGGPDGGDGGDGGDVYFVADNNTHTLAAYKGKKAMRAQNGEAGTGRRMHGKRGEHLELIVPPGTAVLDAKTGELLCDLTSEGQRELFLKGGKGGLGNVHFKSSINQAPEYAQKGLEGETREVRLELKLIADVGLVGFPNVGKSTLISTVSNAKPQIANYEFTTLTPKLGLVEVDEYSGFVMADIPGIIEGASEGRGLGVQFLKHVERTKILLFMLDLANYRGPEEQFDALRAETAKFSGELAKRDYAIALTRADAAENLQEKFDAFLSHLGLVGTAGEMKFKQDIYEFDAAKPFFVMPISSATGQNINELKFNLLELLKKEL, from the coding sequence ATGTTTATAGATAGCGTAAATTTAACCCTAAGCTCGGGTCACGGCGGGGCCGGCTCTGTGAGCTTTCGCCGCGAAAAACACGTGATTTTAGGCGGACCGGACGGCGGCGACGGCGGCGACGGCGGCGATGTGTATTTCGTCGCCGATAACAATACCCACACGCTGGCGGCGTATAAAGGCAAAAAGGCCATGCGCGCTCAAAACGGCGAAGCGGGCACGGGGCGCAGGATGCACGGCAAAAGAGGCGAACACCTCGAGCTCATCGTGCCTCCCGGCACCGCGGTGCTAGATGCCAAGACGGGCGAGCTGCTTTGCGACTTAACTAGCGAAGGGCAGCGAGAGCTGTTTTTAAAAGGCGGCAAAGGTGGGCTTGGCAACGTGCACTTTAAAAGTTCGATCAACCAAGCTCCCGAATACGCGCAAAAAGGCCTAGAGGGCGAAACACGCGAGGTGCGGCTGGAGCTTAAGCTCATCGCCGACGTTGGGCTCGTGGGTTTTCCAAACGTCGGTAAAAGCACGCTGATCTCGACCGTCTCAAACGCCAAACCTCAGATCGCAAACTACGAGTTTACCACGCTCACGCCAAAGCTCGGTCTCGTCGAGGTGGACGAATACAGCGGCTTTGTCATGGCCGATATCCCAGGCATCATCGAGGGTGCAAGCGAAGGGCGCGGGCTTGGCGTGCAGTTTTTAAAACACGTCGAGCGCACGAAAATTTTGCTTTTTATGCTCGATCTTGCGAACTATCGCGGCCCCGAGGAGCAGTTTGACGCGCTGCGGGCCGAGACGGCGAAATTTTCAGGCGAGCTTGCAAAACGAGACTACGCGATCGCCCTAACTCGCGCGGACGCGGCCGAAAATTTGCAGGAAAAATTTGACGCGTTTTTGTCGCATTTGGGGCTTGTAGGCACGGCTGGCGAGATGAAATTTAAACAAGATATTTATGAATTTGACGCGGCTAAGCCGTTTTTCGTGATGCCGATATCCTCGGCGACGGGACAAAATATAAACGAGCTAAAATTTAATCTGCTTGAGCTGCTTAAAAAGGAGCTGTAG
- the rpmA gene encoding 50S ribosomal protein L27 translates to MAHKKGQGSTQNNRDSIGRRLGVKKFGGEFVRAGNIIIRQRGTATHAGSNVGLGKDHTIFALIDGFVKFERLDKNRKKVSVYPAA, encoded by the coding sequence ATGGCACACAAAAAAGGTCAAGGCTCAACCCAGAATAACCGAGATAGTATCGGACGACGCTTAGGCGTTAAAAAATTCGGCGGCGAATTCGTTCGCGCGGGCAACATCATCATCCGCCAGCGCGGTACCGCTACTCACGCGGGCAGCAACGTCGGTCTAGGCAAAGATCACACGATTTTCGCGCTAATCGACGGTTTCGTTAAATTCGAAAGACTAGATAAAAACAGAAAAAAAGTTTCAGTTTATCCTGCTGCGTAA
- the rplU gene encoding 50S ribosomal protein L21 — MSKYAIFKHGGKQYRVSEGEYLKLDHFSAEAKSSVEITDVLCVNDGEVKVGAPFVKGAKVVLEVVNEGKDKKVIIYKKRRRKDSKLKRGFRRQFTRVKVVSIAA, encoded by the coding sequence ATGTCAAAATACGCTATATTTAAGCATGGCGGCAAGCAGTATCGCGTCAGCGAAGGCGAATATCTTAAGCTTGACCATTTCAGTGCTGAAGCAAAGTCATCAGTCGAGATTACGGACGTTTTGTGCGTAAACGACGGTGAAGTAAAGGTAGGCGCGCCGTTCGTAAAGGGTGCGAAAGTCGTTCTTGAAGTCGTAAATGAGGGCAAGGATAAAAAAGTCATTATTTACAAAAAACGCAGACGCAAAGACTCAAAACTAAAACGCGGTTTTAGAAGACAGTTTACACGCGTAAAAGTCGTAAGTATCGCAGCTTAA
- a CDS encoding HEAT repeat domain-containing protein has product MQKLDCHVSEWFGRMRVRNEAAAGHFKDCKIPYDESNLIEVLQSSQDKFDLLWATIALRELGTTRAISALKGAVKFKSLDVQGNAALTIAFLADGGENGFLASLLASKDYRAKFYAMTGILYKEDAAHSALHFVLEYSAKATKGGKALAKTPCEGIDWLYLARYGSHLPRAQEIFDKINKNRKYVDENIFTRLAGEFPQIFTI; this is encoded by the coding sequence ATGCAAAAGCTTGACTGTCACGTAAGCGAGTGGTTTGGGCGGATGAGGGTGCGTAACGAGGCTGCCGCGGGTCACTTTAAAGACTGCAAGATCCCCTACGACGAGTCAAATTTGATAGAAGTTTTGCAAAGCTCGCAGGATAAATTTGATCTCCTTTGGGCTACTATCGCCTTGCGCGAGCTTGGCACGACGCGCGCGATATCCGCGCTAAAAGGCGCCGTCAAATTTAAAAGCCTAGACGTGCAAGGTAACGCGGCTCTAACGATCGCGTTTTTAGCGGACGGCGGCGAGAACGGCTTTTTGGCGAGTTTGCTCGCTAGCAAAGACTACCGCGCGAAATTTTACGCGATGACGGGGATTTTATATAAAGAGGACGCGGCGCACTCGGCCTTGCATTTTGTTTTGGAGTATTCGGCCAAGGCGACCAAAGGCGGCAAGGCGCTTGCCAAAACGCCGTGCGAAGGGATAGACTGGCTCTATCTGGCCAGATACGGCTCGCATTTGCCCCGGGCGCAAGAAATTTTTGATAAAATAAATAAAAATAGGAAGTATGTAGATGAAAACATTTTTACAAGACTCGCAGGAGAATTCCCTCAAATTTTCACAATCTAA
- the flhB gene encoding flagellar biosynthesis protein FlhB → MAGEDQEKTEEPTSKKIEDARKDGNVPKSQDLAGFVTLAVAIFVVVALLGFIGDQFFMLYNYYQSLIGQEFTRKLLFSVAITTIFRTLLIILPIAVCIAIAGVVANLMQFGFIFTTKPLEPNLNKINPLKGLKNLFSLKKLIDGIKMVLKVTAVFTVGFLMFLSFIKELPHTLFFSMAAQLAWLKEKMLILAAVMLIVMFIIGLLDVLIVRFQYFRDLRMSKQEIKDEYKQMEGDPQVKGRIRQLQMRAARNRMMQNIPQADVIITNPTHYAVALRYDKTKEKAPVILAKGVDFLALRIKQIGVQNNVKIVENPPLARELYKMCEVNDMIPAELFRAVAEVLSFVYMSDKQKFGDRLK, encoded by the coding sequence ATGGCAGGCGAAGATCAAGAAAAAACCGAAGAACCCACCTCCAAAAAGATCGAAGACGCGCGCAAGGACGGCAACGTCCCCAAAAGCCAGGATTTAGCAGGCTTCGTCACGCTCGCGGTCGCGATCTTTGTCGTAGTGGCGCTTCTTGGCTTCATCGGCGATCAGTTTTTCATGCTATATAACTACTATCAAAGCCTCATCGGGCAGGAGTTTACGCGCAAGCTACTTTTTAGCGTCGCGATCACGACGATATTTCGCACGCTGCTCATCATCCTGCCTATCGCCGTTTGTATCGCGATCGCGGGCGTCGTCGCTAATCTCATGCAGTTTGGATTTATATTTACGACCAAGCCTTTGGAGCCGAATTTAAACAAAATCAACCCGCTAAAAGGGCTCAAAAATCTCTTTTCGCTCAAAAAGCTGATAGACGGCATCAAAATGGTGCTCAAGGTCACGGCGGTTTTTACGGTCGGATTTTTGATGTTTTTAAGCTTCATCAAAGAGCTGCCGCATACGCTGTTTTTCTCGATGGCGGCGCAGCTAGCGTGGCTAAAAGAAAAGATGCTGATTTTGGCCGCAGTGATGCTCATAGTGATGTTTATCATCGGGCTTCTTGACGTGCTGATCGTGCGTTTTCAGTATTTTCGCGACCTAAGAATGAGCAAGCAGGAGATCAAGGACGAGTACAAACAGATGGAGGGCGACCCGCAGGTAAAAGGCCGCATCCGCCAGCTGCAAATGCGAGCCGCGCGCAACAGGATGATGCAAAATATCCCGCAAGCAGACGTCATCATCACCAACCCGACCCACTACGCCGTCGCGCTTCGCTACGATAAAACAAAGGAAAAAGCGCCCGTGATCCTCGCTAAGGGCGTGGATTTTCTCGCGCTTCGCATCAAGCAAATCGGAGTGCAAAACAACGTCAAAATCGTCGAAAATCCGCCGTTAGCGCGAGAGCTATACAAAATGTGCGAGGTAAACGATATGATACCTGCGGAGCTCTTTCGCGCCGTCGCCGAGGTGCTAAGCTTCGTCTATATGAGCGACAAACAAAAATTCGGCGATAGGCTGAAGTGA